CGCCCGACTGGCGCGCGAAGGCGATCGAGGAGCTCGGGCTCTCGAACGAGAGCTTCCGCGTGCGCGTCGACGGCGACCTCGACCCGGCGAGCCGCTTCATCTTCAAGCACCTCATGACGCGCTACCAGGGCAACTGGGCGAAGGTCATGCAGAACCACATTCGCGTCCGCAGGCTTACCCTCTCCGAGAAGGACCGCGTCGGCATCGGCACGTTCCAGCCGAAGGACGAGAAGAACCAAGACTCGACCGAGCTCACCGGCGACATCAACTACCGGAAGATCGCCGAGTACGGCTCGGACTCGGACCCGCGCGCGTTCAACTTCGACGGCGAGTTCAACATCGCGAACCGCGGCATCGTCGAGTTCATCGAGGTGCTGAAGCTCGACGTGGCCTTCCTCTACGATCTGCTCGGCGCGTCGCAGGAGCGCAAGATCAAGCCGAAGAAGTTCGCGCAGACGGACATCGACGAGGTCATCATCGGCCACACGAACGAGGCCGAGTACAAGAAGCTCCTGAACAACGAGTTCATGGAGGCCTTGCGCGACCGCACGATCAAGATCGACATCCCCTACATCACGAAGCTGACCGAGGAGATGAAGATCTACGAGAAGGACTTTTCGTCTCGGAAGATCAAGGGCAAGCACGTGGCGCCGCACACCATCGAGGTGGCCGCGCTCTGGGCGGTGCTCACGCGCCTCGAGGACCCGAAGAAGCACAACCTGTCGCTCCTCCAGAAGGCGAAGCTCTACGACGGCAAGGTGCTGCCCGGGTACACGCAGGACACCGTGAAAGAGCTCCGCAAGGAGACGAAGCGCGAGGGCATGGAGGGCATCTCGCCGCGCTACGTGCAGGACAAAATCTCGAACGCGCTCGTGAACGAGTCGGGCGAGGGCACGATCAACCCGTTCATGGTGCTGAACGAGCTCGACAAGGGACTCAGGCACCACTCGCTCATCACCAACGACGAGCAGCGCAAGCGCTTCCAGGACATCATCGGCCAGGTGAAGCGCGAGTACGAAGAGATCGTGAAGAACGAGGTGCAGCGCGCGATCAGCGCCGACGAAGACGCGATCGAGAAGCTCGCGGCGAACTACATCGACAACATCAAGGCCTACACCCTCAAGGAGAAGGTCAAGAACCGCTATACCGGGCAAGACGAGGAGCCCGATGAGCGCCTGATGCGGTCGATCGAGGAGAAGATCGACATCCCGGAGAACCGGAAGGACGATTTCCGCCGCGAAATCATGAACTTTATCGGGGCTTTGGCCGTGGACGGCAAGCGCTTCGAGTGGAACACGAACGACCGCCTGCGGCGCGCCCTCGAGCTCAAGCTCTTCGAGGATCAGAAGGACTCCATCAAGCTGAAGACCCTCGTCTCGGCGGTGGTCGACAAGGACACGCAGGAGAAGATCGACATCATCAAGTCGCGGCTCATGAAGAGCTTCGGCTACAACGAGGTGTCGGCGACCGACGTGCTGAACTACGTCGCGAGCATCTTCGCCCGCGGCGACGCGAAGGACTGACGCGGCGCCGTCCACGTCCCGAGGTGGTCGTGCCCGAGGGGCCCGTGGCGGACACGCCGCGGGCCTCTCGTGTTTCGCCGCGTTCCTCCAACATAACGGACGCAATCGGCGCCCAAACGCCCGGAAATTCGGGGTGTTTCGTTCCCGTGGCCCTTCCGTAACGCCCTCGCGAAAAGCTACGCTCTCGCCGCATGAGCGACCTCAAGAAGTCCCTGATGAAGCAAGGCCTCAAGCTGATGAGCGACCCGCGCGTGGCCAAGCTCCTCCAGGACCCGCGGGTCATGAACGCGCTCATGCAGGCGATGGCCATGCCGGGCAAGATGCAGAGCTTCACGAACGAGCAGCTCGAGAAGCTCGCGAAGTCGATGTCGCTCGCCACCGAAGACGAAGTGAACGACCTCAAACGCACCGTGCGCCGCCTCGAGGACGAGCTCGCGCGCCTCGAGCGTGACCGCGACGACAAGACGCGCTGAAGCTCGGTCGGCGGGCGTCCGCGCGCCTCGAGCGCGATGGGCCACGCGCATGCGGCTCGGCTCAGCGTACGCGGGCCACCATCCAGTCGCGGATGTCGCGCCAGATGGTGGACGGAGCGTCTCGACCGACCACGAGGTCGACGTGGCCCGCCACGTACTCACGGTACGTCTTGTCGGTGGAGAGGCTCCGGTCGTACGCCGGGCGCACGGCGCGGGGAGAGGCGAGATCGTCTTTCGTGCCGGCGATGACGAAGAGCGGGAGATCTCGGGATCGCTCGAACCGCTCGGCGTATCCGCGAGCGCCACCGAACCTCCGCTCCCACGCCCAGTCGAAGAGGTTTCGGAGATCCTCGAGGCTCGCGCGATCGAACGCGAGGTCGATGTGCTCCTCGAGGACGTGCTGCTCGAGGCCGGCGTCGTGCCAGGCGCGGATGGGGAGCGGGTGCGCGCGATCGCCGAGCACGCGCTTCATGCCTCGAAGGGCGACCCCCACGGGGCGCAGCGTGAGGGGGACGTTGCCGAGCGGGACACGGAGGGTTCGGAGGCCGGCGTTGAGGGCGCGCACGGCGCCGAGGAACACCGAGCCGCTCGTGAAGTGGTACGGGCTCCCGAGCGAGACGACCCCGGCGACGTGCCCCGTGAGGCTCGGCGCGGCGGCATACGAGACGAGCCCCCCGAGGGAGTGACCGACGAGAAAAACCGGGCGATTTCCGGAGAGTGCGCGCACCTCGGCCACGGCCTGAGGCAGGTCCTCCTCGACGTAGCAGTGCGCGCCGAGCGACCTCACCGTCCCGAGCTTGCGCGAGCGGCCGTGGCCACGGAGGTCGACGTTGAACACGTCGAAGCCCTCGGCCGCGAGGTAGTTCGAGAAGCTCCGCGACGGCAAGTGGAACGCGTACCGGTTCTGCCCGAACCCGTGGACGAGCAGGACGGGCGCGCGCGTGGTCTCGGCGCCGGCGAGCCGCTTGCGCACCATCGCCAGAGGGACCCCCGCCGTGACGGCCACCTCTTTGCGGAAGGTGGCCACCTTGTGGTGGTCGATCGATTGTTCGACGAGGCGCCCGTAGAGGATCACGCTGCCTCTTAAGATAACTCCGCCGAGGCCGCTCGGAAACCGGCGCACGTGCCGCGAATGCAGCGGGCGCGCGCAAGAACGGTGTTCTCTCGTTTTTTTCCCTGGATTTCGTGTCTTCGGGTACGCTCCGACCCATCCTCGAGGGCGACGTTTCGGGCCGCCGGCCCGGGCGCTCTCGAACGACCGGAGATTCGAAGATGCTCGCCCGAACGTCCGCCGCTTGGTTCCTCGGACTCGCCACGGTCACGCTCGCGTCGACGGCGCTCGCCGACCCGAAGCCCGAGGCCGCCGCCGCCCCCGCGCCGAAGGCCCCCGCGCCCTCCGACACGTCCGGTGTCGCGAAGGTGGAGCAGGCGCCCCCTGCCGAGATGGGCTCGAACATGAAGGACGTCACCGAGACGTTCGAGCGCACCTACCTCTTCGCGGGGCTCCGCTACCGCGGCGTCGTGCTGCCGAAGTTCCTGCTCGACGCCTTCGTCGACGGCGGGCAGACGGTCTACACGAACCAAATCGGGCTCGAGCTCGACATTCGCAAGAACGGGTTCTCGATCATCCCGGCCATCAGCTACGCGGAGTTCGGCACGGGCGACATCCTGTTCAAGGACAAGAACGCCGCCGATTTCGTCGGAAACTACGCGGTCGCCAACAGCAGCCTGAAGGCCATGCAGCTCTCGGTCGACCTCCTGTGGTCGGCCAAGATCCATCGCATGATCGACTTCGAGTACGGCATCGGCCTGGGTGTCGGTTTCGTGTTCGGAAACCTCTTGAACAACTGGGTCCGCGAGGGCACCGGCAACCCGCAGTACACGGGGGAGAACGGCAAGTCGTACGTTCCCTGCCAGACCGAGGACGCGGTCGGTACGGGCTGCAACAAACGCGACCACCAAAACTCCGAGGTCGCGCGCGTCGGCGGGTACCTCGAGCCGAGCTGGGCGAACGGCGGGTCGAAGCCCAACGTGATCCCGTGGGTGGCCATTCCGCAGATCGGGCTCCGCTTCAAGCCCATCAAGGCGTTCCAGGCGCGCCTTGGGCTCGGCATGTCGCTCACGGGCTTCTGGTTCGGGCTGAGCGGAAACTACGGCTTCGAGCGCCCGGTGAGCCGAGGCCCCGAGACGGCCCGTGCCCCCGAGCCGCCTTCGTTCAACCGCTGAGTCGTAGCTCCACGTGAAGCTCCCCGAACGTTACGAATCGGTCGCGCGCCTCGGTAAAGGCGGCGGCGGTGAGGTGTGGGCCGTCCGCGACCGCGTGACCGGCGCGAGCCTCGCGCTGAAGATGCTCGCGAAGGGCTCGGGCGAGGCCGAGGACCAGGCGCTCGTGCGTGAGGCCGTCGCGCTTTCCGCGCTCTCGGGCCTCGGTCTGCCGCGCATCGAGGGCTTCGGCACACTCCCGAGCGGGGAGCGGTACATGGTGCGCGAGCTCGCCGTGGGCCGCTCGCTCGACGAGATCTTCCTCGACGAGGAGGCCTCGTGGCTCGGCCCGATCGCCGACGCCGCCGATCAGCTCACCCTCATTCATCGCGCCGGGCTCTTTCACGGCGACATCAAGCCCGCCAACGTGGTGGTCGGCCCGAGCGGGCGAACGACGTTCGTCGACCTTGGGCTCGCGCGACCCTTCAAGCGCGGCCAAGCCCTCGGACTTACTCCGAAATACGCAGCTCCCGAGCTGCTCGACGGGGAGCCGATCGGCGTGCGCGCGGAGGTGTACGCGCTCGGGGCGACGCTCCAGGAAGGGCTCGACGAGCGCGGCCACGAGCTCGACAAGGCCGCGTTCGACGCCCTCTCGCGGGTCGCGAAGAGAGCCACGCTCGGCGAGCCCGAGGACCGCTACCCGAGCGTGGACGAGCTCGCTTCGGCGATGCGTCACGCGGGTGGCCTCGGGAAGCGCGCGTTCGAGGGCGTGCTCGGGTGGCCGATCCTCGGCCTCGACGCGGCGTTCGTCTCGCTCGAGTCGGCGGTCGTGTCGCTCGCGCCGGGAGAGAGCCTCTTTCTCGTCGGCGCGAAGGGCTCGGGGCGCAGCACGTTCCTTCGGAGGCTCGCCTTCTCTCTCGGCCTTCGGCGCGTGCCTGTCGCCGTCGTCGAGCCCCCCACGACCGGTCTCTCGGCGGTCGATGGGCTCCGGCTCGCGATCGGCGACGACACGCCGGACGAGAGCCTCGTCGTCTGCGTCGACGACCTCGACGCGCTCCCGGACGACGCGCTCCGGGCGATCGAAGGGCGCCTGAATCGCGGCGCGCGCCTCGTCGGGACGGTGGCCGAAGGTACGACGCGGGACATCGCCGGTCGCGCGCCGAAACGGCACGACATGCCGAGGCTCGAGCCCAAGGCGGCCGCCGAGCTCGCACGAAGGACGATCGTCTCGCTGCCCGAGTCGCTCGTCGTCCACCTCGTCGAGCGCGCCGCCGGGAGCCCGGGGGCCTTGCGCACGATGCTCGAGAAGCTCGGCCACGAGACCCTCGTATCGACGACCGACGTGGACCACGCGCTGGCGCCGTCGACCCGGGAAATCCCGGACAATCAGCCGATCGACGCGGTGCTCGTCGAGGCCCAAGGGCTCACGGATCGCGGGCGCTTCGACGCCGCTTCGGCGCTGCTCGACGGCGCCCTCGCGGACACCTCCGACGACAAGGTGCGCCTCGCGACCCTGCGCGCCAAGATCCTCCTCGCGCGCGGCGACGCCGACGGCGCGCGTGCCGAGCTCGATCGGGCCGAGGGGCTCGTGACGCCCGAGACGTCGCGCACGTTCGAGCTCGTGGGCGCGAGGGTGAGCCTCCGCCTGGGGGACCTCGATCGCGCGCTCCTCCTCACCGAGCGTCCCACCTCGGGCCGGCTGGAAGACGCGATCGCGTCCGAGGCCTTGTCGGTGCGCGGGATCGCGCTCGCCTACAAGGGGGACGACGCACGCGCGCGGCAGACCCTCGAGTCGGCCGTGATGGTCGCGAACCTCGCGAGCGACGCGCGGGCCCTCGGCATCGCGAAGGGGTCGCTCGGGATCGCTCACCAACGCGCGGGGCGGTCCAAAGACGCGCGCGCGGCGTACGAAGAGGCCCTCGCCGCGGCCGAGAGCGCGAACGACGCATGGACGGTCGCGACGATGCGCCTGAACCTCGCCGGCCTCGCGCAGGCCGAGGGGGATCTCGGTCGCGCCATCGCGCACCTCGAGGCGGCCACCGACCTCGGCGCCAAGGCAGGAGGCTCGCTCGCCGCGCGCCAGGCGGCGCTGAACCTGGCGAACCTCGATCTCTACCTCGGGAGGCTCGCGCGGGCCCAGACGAGCCTCGACGCGCTCGTCGCGGTCGAGGGAGAGCTGCCACGGGCGGCGCGAGCTCAGCTCCTCGGCCTCGACGCCGATCTGGCACAAAAAAAGGGCGAAATCGCGGTCGCACACGACAAGTACGTGGCGTGCGCCTCGGCCTACGAGGGCCTCGGTCGACCGCTCGACGCCGCCGAGGCCAAGCTCGAAGCGCTGCTCATCGCCTCCAAGGAGCCCGGCGCGGACCCGCGCGCCCTCCTCGACGAGATCGACGCGACCGAGCAAAAGATGGACCCGGTCGCGGGCTTCGCCGAGCACGCAGCGCTCGCGTCGATCGTGCGCGCGAGCTGCCTCGTCGTGCAAGGGGACGAGGTCGCGGCCAAGGCGGCCCTCGACTCGGCCTACGAACGCGCGAAGAAGGACGCACGTCACGAGATCGGCTGGCGCGCGCTCGAGGCCCGCGGCGCGCTCGCGCTCTCCCAAGGGAGCACGGCCACCGCGCGCCGCGACACCGAGGCGGCCTTGGCCATGCTGGAGGAGGTCGCCGCGAAGCTCCCGCGCGATCTTCGCGAGGTCTTCTGGAACGACCCGAAGCGCCGCGCGTTGCGGGCGCAGGTGGCGACGACGTTGAGCACGGCCAAGGAGCCCGAGGGCCAACCGAAGCGCCTCGGAAAGACGACCGGGCTCGTGCGATCCGCGCACCTCCCCGAATCCGACAGGCTCACGCGAATCTTCGAAATCACTCGAGATTTGGCCCGCGAGCGGGACCTCGAGAGGCTCCTCGAGCGGGTCGTCGATCACGCCGTGGCGCTCGTGGGCGCGGAGCGTGGATTTTTGCTCTTGGTCGACGACGGCGGCAAGCTCGTCGCGCAGACCGTACGCGGCCAGACCGCCGACGACGGCCACGCGAAGTTCTCGCGGAGCGTCGCCGACAAGGTGATCTCGGAGGGGGAGCCCGTCATCGCGACGAGCGCGCGCGACGACGAACGCCTCG
The DNA window shown above is from Myxococcales bacterium and carries:
- a CDS encoding serine protein kinase — protein: MATETPMTDRIAAMQDYAAYKELTWEGSFDEYLELVRKRPQVTRNAYQRMYDMIISHGSEEYIDNKKKLVRYNFFKDEANKGQNAVFGLDIPLMRLVHVLKAASEGYGPEKRVILLHGPVGSSKSTIARLLKQGLEAYSKTTDGALYSFDWVNLEGTELAGKGQDRFASPMNEEPLRLIPPDWRAKAIEELGLSNESFRVRVDGDLDPASRFIFKHLMTRYQGNWAKVMQNHIRVRRLTLSEKDRVGIGTFQPKDEKNQDSTELTGDINYRKIAEYGSDSDPRAFNFDGEFNIANRGIVEFIEVLKLDVAFLYDLLGASQERKIKPKKFAQTDIDEVIIGHTNEAEYKKLLNNEFMEALRDRTIKIDIPYITKLTEEMKIYEKDFSSRKIKGKHVAPHTIEVAALWAVLTRLEDPKKHNLSLLQKAKLYDGKVLPGYTQDTVKELRKETKREGMEGISPRYVQDKISNALVNESGEGTINPFMVLNELDKGLRHHSLITNDEQRKRFQDIIGQVKREYEEIVKNEVQRAISADEDAIEKLAANYIDNIKAYTLKEKVKNRYTGQDEEPDERLMRSIEEKIDIPENRKDDFRREIMNFIGALAVDGKRFEWNTNDRLRRALELKLFEDQKDSIKLKTLVSAVVDKDTQEKIDIIKSRLMKSFGYNEVSATDVLNYVASIFARGDAKD
- a CDS encoding alpha/beta fold hydrolase, with protein sequence MILYGRLVEQSIDHHKVATFRKEVAVTAGVPLAMVRKRLAGAETTRAPVLLVHGFGQNRYAFHLPSRSFSNYLAAEGFDVFNVDLRGHGRSRKLGTVRSLGAHCYVEEDLPQAVAEVRALSGNRPVFLVGHSLGGLVSYAAAPSLTGHVAGVVSLGSPYHFTSGSVFLGAVRALNAGLRTLRVPLGNVPLTLRPVGVALRGMKRVLGDRAHPLPIRAWHDAGLEQHVLEEHIDLAFDRASLEDLRNLFDWAWERRFGGARGYAERFERSRDLPLFVIAGTKDDLASPRAVRPAYDRSLSTDKTYREYVAGHVDLVVGRDAPSTIWRDIRDWMVARVR
- a CDS encoding sigma 54-interacting transcriptional regulator, which translates into the protein MKLPERYESVARLGKGGGGEVWAVRDRVTGASLALKMLAKGSGEAEDQALVREAVALSALSGLGLPRIEGFGTLPSGERYMVRELAVGRSLDEIFLDEEASWLGPIADAADQLTLIHRAGLFHGDIKPANVVVGPSGRTTFVDLGLARPFKRGQALGLTPKYAAPELLDGEPIGVRAEVYALGATLQEGLDERGHELDKAAFDALSRVAKRATLGEPEDRYPSVDELASAMRHAGGLGKRAFEGVLGWPILGLDAAFVSLESAVVSLAPGESLFLVGAKGSGRSTFLRRLAFSLGLRRVPVAVVEPPTTGLSAVDGLRLAIGDDTPDESLVVCVDDLDALPDDALRAIEGRLNRGARLVGTVAEGTTRDIAGRAPKRHDMPRLEPKAAAELARRTIVSLPESLVVHLVERAAGSPGALRTMLEKLGHETLVSTTDVDHALAPSTREIPDNQPIDAVLVEAQGLTDRGRFDAASALLDGALADTSDDKVRLATLRAKILLARGDADGARAELDRAEGLVTPETSRTFELVGARVSLRLGDLDRALLLTERPTSGRLEDAIASEALSVRGIALAYKGDDARARQTLESAVMVANLASDARALGIAKGSLGIAHQRAGRSKDARAAYEEALAAAESANDAWTVATMRLNLAGLAQAEGDLGRAIAHLEAATDLGAKAGGSLAARQAALNLANLDLYLGRLARAQTSLDALVAVEGELPRAARAQLLGLDADLAQKKGEIAVAHDKYVACASAYEGLGRPLDAAEAKLEALLIASKEPGADPRALLDEIDATEQKMDPVAGFAEHAALASIVRASCLVVQGDEVAAKAALDSAYERAKKDARHEIGWRALEARGALALSQGSTATARRDTEAALAMLEEVAAKLPRDLREVFWNDPKRRALRAQVATTLSTAKEPEGQPKRLGKTTGLVRSAHLPESDRLTRIFEITRDLARERDLERLLERVVDHAVALVGAERGFLLLVDDGGKLVAQTVRGQTADDGHAKFSRSVADKVISEGEPVIATSARDDERLAQAVSVHQLMIQSIACVPVRGSAFTSPVIGALYLETRLQKGLRFREELPTLSAFADQAAIAIESARLIEENRQRANELALANDELERARIRLEEALGRRTEQLAATRRDLRQVRAELRSHFGYAGLVGTSAAMRKLYAILERVKDTDVPVLITGESGTGKEVVARAIHQASPRAKNAFIGVNCGAIPGNLLESELFGHVRGAFTGADRERKGLFREAEGGTILLDEIGEMPHKMQAGLLRVLQEKTVRPVGGVSEESVDVRVVAATHRELSQMVREGTFREDLYYRLHVVTVEIPPLRARLDDLPALVDHFLGIFAARHRRERKTVSRQAMKRLSAYDWPGNVRQLEHVLLNAWLMSESDDLGPDDFSLPTSQVEARPGTAAVRARTPGEFRSSEKERILEALGRAGWNRMQAAKLVGIPRRTFYRRLKEYGILVPEGEGHAEGDED